From the genome of Monomorium pharaonis isolate MP-MQ-018 chromosome 2, ASM1337386v2, whole genome shotgun sequence, one region includes:
- the LOC105835361 gene encoding cGMP-dependent protein kinase, isozyme 2 forms cD4/T1/T3A/T3B isoform X4 — translation MDSIRDLKRLLYERTEALRRRDEIVEMLEKALEERDATIRYLQNEIDKFRQIVDLNLVSTAIDSNQRLKRQAISAEPLRGDTKPVVKFTKPQRSRELIKTAILDNDFMKNLELTQIREIVDCMYPVTFPAGSIIIQEGDVGSTVFVMEEGKVEVSRDGKYLSTLQHGKVLGELAILYNCKRTATITAATDCQLWAIDRQCFQTIMMRTGLSRQAEYTDFLKSVPIFKNLPEETLIKISDVLEETFYNNGDYIIRQGARGDTFFIISRGQVRVTIKQPDTTEEKYIRTLGKGDFFGEKALQGDDLRTANIIADDPEGVNCLVIDRETFNQLISSLDEIRTRYRDELVERRRLNEEFRDVRLQDLRTIATLGVGGFGRVELVQINGDSTRSFALKQMKKAQIVETRQQQHIMSEKRIMSEADCDFVVKLFKTFKDRKYLYMLMEACLGGELWTVLRDKGYFDDSTTRFYTACVVEAFDYLHSRNIIYRDLKPENLLLDNQGYVKLVDFGFAKRLDNGRKTWTFCGTPEYVAPEVILNKGHDISADYWSLGVLMFELLTGTPPFTGADPMKTYNIILKGIDAIEFPRSITRNAMALIKKLCRDNPAERLGYQRGGISEIQKHKWFDGFNWEGLKTRTLEPPILPRVQNAIDTTNFDAYPADSDPPPSDDISGWDNDF, via the exons ATGGATTCGATACGAGACCTGAAGCGATTGCTGTACGAGCGTACGGAGGCGTTGCGACGTCGTGACGAGATCGTCGAGATGCTCGAGAAGGCGCTTGAGGAGCGCGACGCCACGATTCGTTATCTCCAGAATGAGATCGATAAATTTCGACAGATCGTCGATCTAAACCTGGTGTCTACTGCCATCGATTCTAATCAGAGACTGAAGCGGCAAGCCATATCGGCGGAACCTCTCAGAGGCGACACGAAACCAGTGGTGAAGTTTACTAAGCCGCAAAG aTCTCGCGAGTTGATCAAGACTGCCATTCTGGACAACGACTTCATGAAAAATTTGGAACTTACACAGATCCGGGAGATTGTTGATTGCATGTATCCTGTTACATTTCCAGCTGGTTCGATAATTATACAAGAAGGAGATGTCGGCTCTACTGTCTTTGTTATGGAGG aGGGTAAGGTCGAGGTGTCGAGAGACGGCAAATATCTGAGCACATTGCAACATGGTAAGGTGCTAGGTGAACTCGCGATTCTTTACAATTGCAAGAGGACAGCGACGATCACTGCTGCGACTGATTGCCAATTATGGGCCATCGACCGACAATGCTTTCAAACCATTATGATGAGGACCGGCCTCTCGAGGCAGGCCGAATACACGGATTTCTTAAAGAG TGTGCCAATCTTCAAAAACTTGCCCGAGGAaactctaataaaaatttcggaCGTTTTGGAAGAG aCATTTTACAACAATGGGGATTATATAATAAGACAAGGAGCGAGGGGTGACACATTCTTCATTATCAGTAGGGGACAAGTACGCGTGACAATAAAGCAGCCCGATACAACagaagagaaatatattagaaCTTTAGGGAAGGGCGACTTTTTTGGCGAAAAAGCTTTACAGGG aGATGATCTCAGAACTGCTAATATTATCGCTGACGATCCAGAAGGAGTGAACTGTTTGGTAATAGACCGTGAAACGTTTAACCAATTAATCTCATCCTTAGACGAAATCCGAACGCGATACAGGGACGAGTTGGTGGAGCGTAGGAG ATTAAATGAGGAATTCCGGGACGTACGGTTACAAGACCTTCGGACTATTGCAACTCTCGGCGTGGGTGGTTTCGGAAGAGTTGAATTAGTTCAAATTAACGGAGACAGCACACGATCGTTCGCTCTCAAGCAAATGAAGAAGGCACAGATCGTCGAGACACGACAGCAACAGCACATTATGTCAGAGAAGAGGATCATGAGCGAAGCGGATTGCGATTTCGTAGTAAAGCTTTTCAAGACCTTCAAAGACAGAAAGTACCTCTATATGCTGATGGAAGCCTGCTTGGGTGGCGAACTGTGGACCGTTCTCAGGGACAAGGGGTACTTCGATGATAGTACAACCCGCTTTTATACCGCATGCGTCGTGGAAGCATTCGATTATCTGCACTCcagaaatattatctatagGGATCTTAAGCCAGAAAACTTACTTTTGGATAATCAAGG TTATGTTAAGCTTGTGGATTTTGGCTTTGCTAAACGATTGGATAACGGAAGGAAAACGTGGACTTTCTGCGGTACACCAGAGTACGTAGCACCAGAAGTCATTCTAAATAAAGGTCATGACATTAGTGCCGATTATTGGTCGCTTGGCGTCCTCATGTTTGAGTTGCTAACTGGTACGCCTCCTTTTACCGGCGCTGATCCAATGAAGACATATAACATTATCTTAAAAGGAATCGACGCTATAGAATTTCCCAGATCGATTACACGTAATGCAATGGCACTCATCAAAAAGCTTTGCAG GGATAATCCAGCGGAACGTCTTGGATATCAAAGAGGCGGCATCAGTGAAATACAAAAACacaa ATGGTTCGATGGCTTTAACTGGGAAGGTCTAAAAACGAGAACGCTGGAACCCCCGATATTACCACGAGTTCAAAACGCTATAGACACTACGAATTTCGATGCTTATCCAGCTGATTCCGATCCACCGCCGTCCGATGACATTTCTGGTTGGGATAATGATTTttaa
- the LOC105835361 gene encoding cGMP-dependent protein kinase, isozyme 2 forms cD4/T1/T3A/T3B isoform X3 gives MFNMCGFRIVRSKRMDSIRDLKRLLYERTEALRRRDEIVEMLEKALEERDATIRYLQNEIDKFRQIVDLNLVSTAIDSNQRLKRQAISAEPLRGDTKPVVKFTKPQRSRELIKTAILDNDFMKNLELTQIREIVDCMYPVTFPAGSIIIQEGDVGSTVFVMEEGKVEVSRDGKYLSTLQHGKVLGELAILYNCKRTATITAATDCQLWAIDRQCFQTIMMRTGLSRQAEYTDFLKSVPIFKNLPEETLIKISDVLEETFYNNGDYIIRQGARGDTFFIISRGQVRVTIKQPDTTEEKYIRTLGKGDFFGEKALQGDDLRTANIIADDPEGVNCLVIDRETFNQLISSLDEIRTRYRDELVERRRLNEEFRDVRLQDLRTIATLGVGGFGRVELVQINGDSTRSFALKQMKKAQIVETRQQQHIMSEKRIMSEADCDFVVKLFKTFKDRKYLYMLMEACLGGELWTVLRDKGYFDDSTTRFYTACVVEAFDYLHSRNIIYRDLKPENLLLDNQGYVKLVDFGFAKRLDNGRKTWTFCGTPEYVAPEVILNKGHDISADYWSLGVLMFELLTGTPPFTGADPMKTYNIILKGIDAIEFPRSITRNAMALIKKLCRDNPAERLGYQRGGISEIQKHKWFDGFNWEGLKTRTLEPPILPRVQNAIDTTNFDAYPADSDPPPSDDISGWDNDF, from the exons atgtttAACATGTGCGGATTTCGTATAGTGAGATCGAAAAGAATGGATTCGATACGAGACCTGAAGCGATTGCTGTACGAGCGTACGGAGGCGTTGCGACGTCGTGACGAGATCGTCGAGATGCTCGAGAAGGCGCTTGAGGAGCGCGACGCCACGATTCGTTATCTCCAGAATGAGATCGATAAATTTCGACAGATCGTCGATCTAAACCTGGTGTCTACTGCCATCGATTCTAATCAGAGACTGAAGCGGCAAGCCATATCGGCGGAACCTCTCAGAGGCGACACGAAACCAGTGGTGAAGTTTACTAAGCCGCAAAG aTCTCGCGAGTTGATCAAGACTGCCATTCTGGACAACGACTTCATGAAAAATTTGGAACTTACACAGATCCGGGAGATTGTTGATTGCATGTATCCTGTTACATTTCCAGCTGGTTCGATAATTATACAAGAAGGAGATGTCGGCTCTACTGTCTTTGTTATGGAGG aGGGTAAGGTCGAGGTGTCGAGAGACGGCAAATATCTGAGCACATTGCAACATGGTAAGGTGCTAGGTGAACTCGCGATTCTTTACAATTGCAAGAGGACAGCGACGATCACTGCTGCGACTGATTGCCAATTATGGGCCATCGACCGACAATGCTTTCAAACCATTATGATGAGGACCGGCCTCTCGAGGCAGGCCGAATACACGGATTTCTTAAAGAG TGTGCCAATCTTCAAAAACTTGCCCGAGGAaactctaataaaaatttcggaCGTTTTGGAAGAG aCATTTTACAACAATGGGGATTATATAATAAGACAAGGAGCGAGGGGTGACACATTCTTCATTATCAGTAGGGGACAAGTACGCGTGACAATAAAGCAGCCCGATACAACagaagagaaatatattagaaCTTTAGGGAAGGGCGACTTTTTTGGCGAAAAAGCTTTACAGGG aGATGATCTCAGAACTGCTAATATTATCGCTGACGATCCAGAAGGAGTGAACTGTTTGGTAATAGACCGTGAAACGTTTAACCAATTAATCTCATCCTTAGACGAAATCCGAACGCGATACAGGGACGAGTTGGTGGAGCGTAGGAG ATTAAATGAGGAATTCCGGGACGTACGGTTACAAGACCTTCGGACTATTGCAACTCTCGGCGTGGGTGGTTTCGGAAGAGTTGAATTAGTTCAAATTAACGGAGACAGCACACGATCGTTCGCTCTCAAGCAAATGAAGAAGGCACAGATCGTCGAGACACGACAGCAACAGCACATTATGTCAGAGAAGAGGATCATGAGCGAAGCGGATTGCGATTTCGTAGTAAAGCTTTTCAAGACCTTCAAAGACAGAAAGTACCTCTATATGCTGATGGAAGCCTGCTTGGGTGGCGAACTGTGGACCGTTCTCAGGGACAAGGGGTACTTCGATGATAGTACAACCCGCTTTTATACCGCATGCGTCGTGGAAGCATTCGATTATCTGCACTCcagaaatattatctatagGGATCTTAAGCCAGAAAACTTACTTTTGGATAATCAAGG TTATGTTAAGCTTGTGGATTTTGGCTTTGCTAAACGATTGGATAACGGAAGGAAAACGTGGACTTTCTGCGGTACACCAGAGTACGTAGCACCAGAAGTCATTCTAAATAAAGGTCATGACATTAGTGCCGATTATTGGTCGCTTGGCGTCCTCATGTTTGAGTTGCTAACTGGTACGCCTCCTTTTACCGGCGCTGATCCAATGAAGACATATAACATTATCTTAAAAGGAATCGACGCTATAGAATTTCCCAGATCGATTACACGTAATGCAATGGCACTCATCAAAAAGCTTTGCAG GGATAATCCAGCGGAACGTCTTGGATATCAAAGAGGCGGCATCAGTGAAATACAAAAACacaa ATGGTTCGATGGCTTTAACTGGGAAGGTCTAAAAACGAGAACGCTGGAACCCCCGATATTACCACGAGTTCAAAACGCTATAGACACTACGAATTTCGATGCTTATCCAGCTGATTCCGATCCACCGCCGTCCGATGACATTTCTGGTTGGGATAATGATTTttaa
- the LOC105835361 gene encoding cGMP-dependent protein kinase, isozyme 2 forms cD5/T2 isoform X2 — protein sequence MKVRSYPGRAVLEDPELLLDPDATRGRVMELLYEASWRECGVNWASNGNGKISAKQDDDTYRRPPYADVMVSRFEATLDDPNNGSSSAREEDARSRGSSSTGTTDSECPEMNQPSPPSPTPPGGNAQGGFLIPRPRLIVPVHTYARKRRTGAPQPIKRRQIREEGKVEVSRDGKYLSTLQHGKVLGELAILYNCKRTATITAATDCQLWAIDRQCFQTIMMRTGLSRQAEYTDFLKSVPIFKNLPEETLIKISDVLEETFYNNGDYIIRQGARGDTFFIISRGQVRVTIKQPDTTEEKYIRTLGKGDFFGEKALQGDDLRTANIIADDPEGVNCLVIDRETFNQLISSLDEIRTRYRDELVERRRLNEEFRDVRLQDLRTIATLGVGGFGRVELVQINGDSTRSFALKQMKKAQIVETRQQQHIMSEKRIMSEADCDFVVKLFKTFKDRKYLYMLMEACLGGELWTVLRDKGYFDDSTTRFYTACVVEAFDYLHSRNIIYRDLKPENLLLDNQGYVKLVDFGFAKRLDNGRKTWTFCGTPEYVAPEVILNKGHDISADYWSLGVLMFELLTGTPPFTGADPMKTYNIILKGIDAIEFPRSITRNAMALIKKLCRDNPAERLGYQRGGISEIQKHKWFDGFNWEGLKTRTLEPPILPRVQNAIDTTNFDAYPADSDPPPSDDISGWDNDF from the exons ATGAAAGTTCGCAGTTATCCCGGCCGGGCGGTTCTGGAGGACCCCGAGCTCCTCCTGGACCCGGACGCGACGCGCGGCAGAGTAATGGAGTTGCTCTACGAGGCCAGCTGGCGGGAGTGCGGGGTCAACTGGGCCAGCAACGGCAACGGCAAAATTTCTGCCAAACAGGACGATGACACCTACAGGCGGCCACCCTATGCCGATGTGATGGTATCGCGATTCGAGGCCACCTTGGACGACCCGAACAACGGGTCGTCCTCGGCAAGGGAGGAAGACGCGCGGTCCAGGGGATCCAGCAGCACCGGCACCACCGACAGCGAGTGCCCCGAGATGAATCAGCCGTCACCACCATCACCAACACCACCTGGTGGCAACGCACAGGGGGGCTTTCTCATTCCGCGACCGAGATTGATCGTGCCGGTTCATACCTATGCGAGGAAGAGACGCACCGGCGCGCCACAACCTATAAAAAGACGTCAAATACGCGAAG aGGGTAAGGTCGAGGTGTCGAGAGACGGCAAATATCTGAGCACATTGCAACATGGTAAGGTGCTAGGTGAACTCGCGATTCTTTACAATTGCAAGAGGACAGCGACGATCACTGCTGCGACTGATTGCCAATTATGGGCCATCGACCGACAATGCTTTCAAACCATTATGATGAGGACCGGCCTCTCGAGGCAGGCCGAATACACGGATTTCTTAAAGAG TGTGCCAATCTTCAAAAACTTGCCCGAGGAaactctaataaaaatttcggaCGTTTTGGAAGAG aCATTTTACAACAATGGGGATTATATAATAAGACAAGGAGCGAGGGGTGACACATTCTTCATTATCAGTAGGGGACAAGTACGCGTGACAATAAAGCAGCCCGATACAACagaagagaaatatattagaaCTTTAGGGAAGGGCGACTTTTTTGGCGAAAAAGCTTTACAGGG aGATGATCTCAGAACTGCTAATATTATCGCTGACGATCCAGAAGGAGTGAACTGTTTGGTAATAGACCGTGAAACGTTTAACCAATTAATCTCATCCTTAGACGAAATCCGAACGCGATACAGGGACGAGTTGGTGGAGCGTAGGAG ATTAAATGAGGAATTCCGGGACGTACGGTTACAAGACCTTCGGACTATTGCAACTCTCGGCGTGGGTGGTTTCGGAAGAGTTGAATTAGTTCAAATTAACGGAGACAGCACACGATCGTTCGCTCTCAAGCAAATGAAGAAGGCACAGATCGTCGAGACACGACAGCAACAGCACATTATGTCAGAGAAGAGGATCATGAGCGAAGCGGATTGCGATTTCGTAGTAAAGCTTTTCAAGACCTTCAAAGACAGAAAGTACCTCTATATGCTGATGGAAGCCTGCTTGGGTGGCGAACTGTGGACCGTTCTCAGGGACAAGGGGTACTTCGATGATAGTACAACCCGCTTTTATACCGCATGCGTCGTGGAAGCATTCGATTATCTGCACTCcagaaatattatctatagGGATCTTAAGCCAGAAAACTTACTTTTGGATAATCAAGG TTATGTTAAGCTTGTGGATTTTGGCTTTGCTAAACGATTGGATAACGGAAGGAAAACGTGGACTTTCTGCGGTACACCAGAGTACGTAGCACCAGAAGTCATTCTAAATAAAGGTCATGACATTAGTGCCGATTATTGGTCGCTTGGCGTCCTCATGTTTGAGTTGCTAACTGGTACGCCTCCTTTTACCGGCGCTGATCCAATGAAGACATATAACATTATCTTAAAAGGAATCGACGCTATAGAATTTCCCAGATCGATTACACGTAATGCAATGGCACTCATCAAAAAGCTTTGCAG GGATAATCCAGCGGAACGTCTTGGATATCAAAGAGGCGGCATCAGTGAAATACAAAAACacaa ATGGTTCGATGGCTTTAACTGGGAAGGTCTAAAAACGAGAACGCTGGAACCCCCGATATTACCACGAGTTCAAAACGCTATAGACACTACGAATTTCGATGCTTATCCAGCTGATTCCGATCCACCGCCGTCCGATGACATTTCTGGTTGGGATAATGATTTttaa